The Sandaracinus amylolyticus genomic interval GCCGACGCCCCCGCCGACCGAGGTCGCGGTCGCGCCGACGCCTCCTCCGCCGGCCGCACCGACGCCTCCGCCGCCCGCGGTCGTGGCGCCGCCGCCCACGCCGGTCGCGACTGCACCGACGACCACGCCGCGTGAGGCCGCGACGACGACCACGCCGCGTCAGGCGACGACGTCGTCGAGCAGCGGACGGACCGAAACGGCGAGCTCGAGCGCGCGACCGGTCGCGACCGCGTCGTCGATCACGCCGCGCTCGCGCTCGGGCGAGGAGACGTCGCGCTCGTCGAGCTCGAGCTCGTCCTCGAGCGAGCGCCGCAGCTCGTCGCGCGAGCGCGGGTACCTGATGATCCAGACCCTGCCCTGGGCGCGCGTGTTCATCGACGGGCGCGACACCGGGCAGAACACGCCGGTGCGACGCATGGAGGTGCCGGCGGGATCGCACCGAATCGGGCTGCGCACGAACGACGGGCGCATGCACGAGGTGACGGTCGAGGTGCCCGCGGGCGAGACGGTGCGCATCGTGCGCCAGCTCTGACTCGCCTTTCGCGCTTTTAATCGTCGGCGAGATCGAGTAGCCACGTGGCCCGAGTTCTTGGTTGTTGCAGCAACCGAGGGAGGGCCACGTGGCCGAAAGCAGGCTTCGCACACTTGCCGAGGTTCTGGAAGTCGTCCGTCCAGCGTTCACGCGTCCGACGTTCGAGCGCTTCGTTGCGCTCATGCGCGGGTGGCTGCTCACCCAGCAAGCGGGCGCGGTGACCAGCGCTCTGCTCGGCGCCGGTCTCGCGGGCAGGGCGCATCACGCTGCGTTCCATCGCTTGTTCGCGGAAGCCGCTTGGGACGTCGACGAGGTCGGCACCGAGCTGCTGAAGTGGATCGTGCGGACGTGCGCGACGCGCAGATCGCTGCAGCTCGCGATCGACGACACCGTCGTTCGGAAGAAGGGCCCGATGGTGTTCGGCCTCGGCACGTATCTCGACCCGGTGCGGTCGAGTCGACGCGTGCGGAACTTCGTGTTCGGTCACCTCTGGGTCGTGCTCGTCGCGATCGTGGAAGTTCCGTTCTCGAAGCGGCGCTGGGCCGTCCCGATCTTCTTCCGGCTCTACCGCCAGGAGCGCGACTGCACGCGCACCAACGATCCCTACGCGAAGCGCACTTCTCTCGCGCGCGAGCTGATAGATCTCGCTGCGCGCGTCGCGCCAGAACTCACCATGCACGTCTCTGCGGATGCCGCGTACTGCTGCGAGACCGTGCTTCGCGGTCTGCCGAAGAACGTCGTGGTGTACGGCACGTTGCGAGACAACGCAGTGTTGACCGCCGCCCCGATTGCGCGTCGCGGTTGCACCGGTCGTCCGCGCGTTCGCGGAGAGCGGATGCCGACGCCTGCGCAGCTCGCGGCTGATCCGTCGCGGTGGCGGTCCACACGCGCGGCGCTCTACGGACGCACTCGAGCGCTCGCGTTCAAGCAGATGGATGCGCAGTGGTACCAGGGCCGTGGTCCCGAGCTGATGCGCGTGGTCGTCGTGCGCCTGAGCGCCGGTAAGCTCAAGCACCGCGTCTACTTCTGCACCGATCCGACTCGGACTCCCGCCGACATCGTCGAGCGGTACACCGCTCGATGGCAGATCGAGGTCTGCTTCCGCGACCTGAAGCAGCACCTCGGATTCGGCGCGTCGCCGGCATGGTCGCGGCGAGCAGTCGAGCGTGTGACGCCCTTCGCTGGCTTCGTCTACTCGATCGTCGTGATGTGGGCACGACTGTCGCTGCGACGGCCCGAACGCGCTCCACAGATCCGACGACCGTGGTACCGCGACAAGGTCGGCTTGAGCTTCGCCGACCTGCTTCACATCGCGCGGACGGACCTTTTGGATCCAGCCGCGCGCACGCAGCTCGCGAGAAACTCGCCGGTGAGCGACCGGTCGCGCTCGTTTGCAGCTGCATGAAGCGCGAAAGGCGAGTCTGATTATGAGATGCGCGCGCGCGCTCAGCGCGTGTGACCGATCCCGACGGCGCGCACGACGAGCCGACCGTCGGCGTCGAGCGGCTCGAGCGCTCGCGTGTCGCTGCGGAACGCGTCGCGATGCGTGTCGCGACCGGGGCAGAGCGCGAGGCACACGCCGAGATCGATCTCGACCCAGAGGCGCTGCTCGGCGTCGAGCGGCGCAGGCTCGTCGAGCGCGAGCGAGAGCGTGCCCGGCGCGTCCGCGTGCACGTCGCGATCGAGGACCACGAGCGCGCTCGCGTCGAGCGTCTCGCCCTCGCTCACGAGGACGCGCACTCGATGGGCGCGGGACGCGTCGCATCCGTCGCGCTCCGCGAGCTCGTACTCGACGTGGGTCACCTCGAACGGCACGTGCACCGGGTACAGCGCGACGACGGCCGTGGTCGACGTCGTGCCCACGGGCGCGCTCACGATCGACGGGTGCTCGCAGCCCGCGCGGCCGATCGTCGCGTGCGTCGGCGTGGTGCCTCCGTCGGGGTCGAGCGGCATCGACGCGTCGCCCGCTGCGTGCACGCGCGTGTCGCACGCCGCGAGCACGATCGTGGACGCGATGAGACCGAAGCAGCGGAGCCGATCGGAGCGCATGGGCGCGGTCGCGCTCTGCAGGCGGTGGGCCAGCACGAAACCGGCGATTTCGCCGATGTACGCGCTCGGTCGTGCACAGCGTGGCGCACTCGTGCAGTGCACGCCGTGACGTCGGCTCACGCTCGCGACGGAGGCGCGTGCGCCGAGCCCATGGGCTGCCCACTGGGCCTGTGCATCAGCGCGCGGCGAGCGCGCGCTCGAGCGCGGCGCGCATGATCGCGACGGGCGCCGTGCGGCCGGTCCATCGCTCGAGCGCGAGCGCGCCCTGGTGCACGAGCATGCCGAGCCCGTCGACGGTGCGGAGCCCGTGGGCCTCGGCGGCCGCGAGGACCGCGGTCACGCGCGGTCGGTACACGAGATCGATCACCGCTGCGCCGCGCGGCATCGTCGCGAACGGCAGCGCGCCCGCGAGCTCGCGTCCCGCGTCGGTGTGCAGCGTCGCGCTCGAGGCCTGCACGAGCAGGTCGCAGTCGACGAGCAGGCGCGGTGCATCGAGCGCGCACGCGTCGATCGCGCCTCCGAGGTCGCGCGCGATCGACTCGGCCTGCGCGGGACGTCGCGCCGCGATGGTGATCGAGCGCGCGCCGGCCTGCGCGATGCCGTACGCCGCTGCGCGCGCCGCGCCGCCCGCGCCGACGATCACCACGCGCGCGCCCGCGAGCGCGACGCCGGCCTCCTCGAGCGAGCGCACGAGCCCGCGCGCGTCGGTGTTCGTGCCGATGACGCGCGCGCCCTCGCGCACGACCGTGTTCACCGCGCCGACCGCGCGCGCCGCGTCGTCGATCGCGTCGAGGTGCGCGACGATCGTCTCCTTGTGCGGCAGCGTGACGTTGAAGCCGAGCGCTCCGATCGCGCGCAGCCCGCGCACCGCGTCTCCGAGCGCGTCGGGCGCGACGTCGAACGCGAGGTACGCCGCGTCGATCCCGAGCGCCTCGATGGCGGCGCCGTGCATCGCCGGGGAGAGCGAGTGATGGATGGGATGCCCGATCACCGCGAGCAGCTGCTTCACGCGTCCTCCTCGTCGCGAACGCGCTCGACGACGGTCTCGATCGTTCCTTCGTGCACGCGGATCGACACACGGTCGCCGGGCGCGGCATCGCGCGCGCGCACCAGCGCGGCACCGCTCGGCTGGTGCAGCGCGATCGCGTAGCCACGCGCGAGGATCCCGAGCGGCGAGAGCGCGTCGAGCGTGCCGACGAGCCGCGCGAGGCGCTCGCGCGGCGTGCGCACCATCGCGGGGCCGAGCGCGCGCACGCGGCGATCGTGATCGACGATCGTGCGGCGCGCGTCGTCGAGCCGCGCGCGCATCGCGCGCACCAAGCGCGCTTCGAGCGCGACCAGCCGATCCCGATCGCGCGAGAGCCGCGCCCGCGGCTCGTGCACCGCGAGCCGCGCCCGCAGCCGATCGAGCGCGCGGTGCGCATCGCCGAGCCGGCGCGCGATCGATCGCTCGAGCGACGCGTGCAGCGCCGCGAGCGACTGCCGCGGGGCCGCGATGCGACGCCGCGGATCGTGGATGCGCCGCAAGAGCCGCTCGATGCGGAGCCGCTCGCGCTGCACGCGTTGATCGAGCGCGCGGGCGAGCGCGCGCTCGAGCCCTTCGAGTTCGGCGCGCAGCTGCACCGCGTCGGGCACCACGATCTCCGCGGCGTTCGAGGGCGTCGCGGCGCGCACGTCGGCGACGAGATCGACGATCGTCACGTCGACCTCGTGGCCCACGCCGCTCACGGTGGGCACGCGACACGACGCGACTGCGCGCGCCACGCGCTCGTCGTCGTACGCCGAGAGATCCTCCGACGCGCCCCCGCCGCGCGCGACGATGACCACGTCGAGGTCCGGCACGTGCTGGATGCCGCGGATCGCGCGCACGATCGAGAGCGGCGCGTCGGGCCCCTGCACCTGACAGTGCGCGAGCACGAGCCGCACGCCCATGCGCGCGCTCGCGACGCGCACGACGTCGTGGATCGCGGCGCCGTCGCGGCTCGTGACGATGCCGACCACGCGCGGCACGCGCGGCAGCTTTCGTTTGCGCGTGGGATCGAAGAGCCCTTCGCTCGCGAGCTTCTGCTTGAGGCGCGCGACCTCGGCCGCGCGATCGCCTTCGCCCGCGGGCAGCGCGACACGTGCGACGAGCTGGAACGTGCCGCGCGCCTCGTAGATCGTGAGCCCGCAGCGCAGCCGCACGCGCGCGCCGTTCTCGAGGCGCGCCCGCGCGCGGCTCGCGTCGTTGCGGTACATGACGCCACGCACCTGCGCCGGCATCTCCGCGTCGCAGAGCGTGAAGTACACGTGACCGCTCGCGGGGCGCGAGACGTCGGCGAGCTCTCCTTCGACCCACACGTCGCGGAACTGGTCCTCCATCACGAACCGCGCGACGCGGTTGAGCTCCGCGACACGAAGCACGCGCGGCGCGTGCTCCGCCGATCGAGTCCACCCGGGGATGGGATCCTGCGCCATCGCTCGCGCGTTCGTACCACGCCGTCGCGACCGTGACCCGATCGACGTCGGGCGCGCCTCTCTCCTCGCGATGGCGAGGATCTCGCGGACGGTGATCGCGGCGCTGGCGCTCTGCATCGGGTGCTCCGAGCCCACCACGGACGACGACGACGCAGGGGCGATCACGCAGGGCCCCGACGCGCGCACCACGATGCCGCGCGATGGCGGCGGTGGGGCGCGCTGCGATCGCCTGGTCGCGACGGTGCGCGACTTCCGCGAGGACCACGTCG includes:
- the aroE gene encoding shikimate dehydrogenase; protein product: MKQLLAVIGHPIHHSLSPAMHGAAIEALGIDAAYLAFDVAPDALGDAVRGLRAIGALGFNVTLPHKETIVAHLDAIDDAARAVGAVNTVVREGARVIGTNTDARGLVRSLEEAGVALAGARVVIVGAGGAARAAAYGIAQAGARSITIAARRPAQAESIARDLGGAIDACALDAPRLLVDCDLLVQASSATLHTDAGRELAGALPFATMPRGAAVIDLVYRPRVTAVLAAAEAHGLRTVDGLGMLVHQGALALERWTGRTAPVAIMRAALERALAAR
- the xseA gene encoding exodeoxyribonuclease VII large subunit, whose translation is MAQDPIPGWTRSAEHAPRVLRVAELNRVARFVMEDQFRDVWVEGELADVSRPASGHVYFTLCDAEMPAQVRGVMYRNDASRARARLENGARVRLRCGLTIYEARGTFQLVARVALPAGEGDRAAEVARLKQKLASEGLFDPTRKRKLPRVPRVVGIVTSRDGAAIHDVVRVASARMGVRLVLAHCQVQGPDAPLSIVRAIRGIQHVPDLDVVIVARGGGASEDLSAYDDERVARAVASCRVPTVSGVGHEVDVTIVDLVADVRAATPSNAAEIVVPDAVQLRAELEGLERALARALDQRVQRERLRIERLLRRIHDPRRRIAAPRQSLAALHASLERSIARRLGDAHRALDRLRARLAVHEPRARLSRDRDRLVALEARLVRAMRARLDDARRTIVDHDRRVRALGPAMVRTPRERLARLVGTLDALSPLGILARGYAIALHQPSGAALVRARDAAPGDRVSIRVHEGTIETVVERVRDEEDA
- a CDS encoding transposase; the encoded protein is MAESRLRTLAEVLEVVRPAFTRPTFERFVALMRGWLLTQQAGAVTSALLGAGLAGRAHHAAFHRLFAEAAWDVDEVGTELLKWIVRTCATRRSLQLAIDDTVVRKKGPMVFGLGTYLDPVRSSRRVRNFVFGHLWVVLVAIVEVPFSKRRWAVPIFFRLYRQERDCTRTNDPYAKRTSLARELIDLAARVAPELTMHVSADAAYCCETVLRGLPKNVVVYGTLRDNAVLTAAPIARRGCTGRPRVRGERMPTPAQLAADPSRWRSTRAALYGRTRALAFKQMDAQWYQGRGPELMRVVVVRLSAGKLKHRVYFCTDPTRTPADIVERYTARWQIEVCFRDLKQHLGFGASPAWSRRAVERVTPFAGFVYSIVVMWARLSLRRPERAPQIRRPWYRDKVGLSFADLLHIARTDLLDPAARTQLARNSPVSDRSRSFAAA